GATAATCAAAGTTCAAGTTCTCCGCCATCCATGTCTGTTCGCCGATTTTGATGGTTTTGTATACTTGACCATCGCGCTCGTCGATCAATTCACCATATGAAATCAGTGTTATGCTTGAAGATGAAAAAGAGCTAGACGAATTAGTCTGTAAGCTGCTTGAAAAGATTTCGTTGGAGGACGAAATACTTATAATAGTGGAACTGGATACAAGAGTTTCTCTTGATGAACTCTCTGTGTAAAAATCGGTAGGATTGCTATCACTACAAGCCGTAAATAAAAATGCAAAAAATCCAGCAAATAAAAAAAAGTAAGTGTTCCGCATATAGACCTCCAACTATTGCAAATATATATGAATTTATGGATTTGTGGTTCCTGTAGAGTTTAGAAGTAGTATTGACAGTGTAAGCTTCCCCAATTCGTCTCTGTGCGGTCGCGTTCGCAGAGCAGTTGCACCATTGGAGTTGCAAACGCATGATTTGTTGTTGTAATTACGAATATGAGTGTTTGAACAAAGTATTTTAGATAAATTATTGTGTGTTAAATTTAATAACAAGGTAAATTAAATAACACCCCTGTTACTAAAAAATACAAAAATCTTACGTTGTGTTTTATTGCCTTTTTATGGTCGCAACTTAACATATGTTCTGTTGTGGTGATAAATTAACTTTGCTTGCGTTGTCCTCGCATCGTCATCCTCGCGATGCGAGGAACCATAAATTTCTTGTTGTAGCAGCTTTCTTCTCTAATAATTAACTGTAAAATCCTATAAACATGGCACTCCCAAATGAAAATTTTCACTCCATATGGACTTTTGGGCATCCCGAACGGCAGATTCCTAACCACCAACCACTGTTTACTAACCACTAAATTGTTTCCGAAAATAAACAGTCGTTGCGGTTTCCTCAATGCGTTGTTATAGTAACCAACATGTAATTAATTTTTTCAAGAACGAAAAAACTAGTTTTATTATTTTTAGCGTGGGTTCTACAGCCTGGAATAAAAAAATTGGGGTGAAAATCGCCCAAAACCGATGTAAAAAGCGGATTGTAATTTTTTTGTTAGTCCATTGTTTACATAAAAAATGACTGAAAAAAGTTCTTTTTTAAGTAGATTTGGGATGAACAGGCGAAATAAAAGAATTAATTAACGGAGTTATTATGCTTGACCTTCTTGCTGTCCAGTCCAGCTCAACAAACGCAACGATCATTACGCTTGCTTACACCTTGATCCTTGCTTTCATCCTGTCTTCTACTATTGCATGGACTTACGAAAAGACGTTCCTCGGACTTTCGTATTCGCGAAACTTTGTGCAGGGCATCGTGCTTAGCGCTGTGGTCGCAGCCATGGTGATGCAGGCCATCGGCGATAATGTTGGTCGTGGTCTTGGCATGATGGGTGCCCTCTCGGTGGTCCGCTTCCGTACGAGCTTCAAGGACCCGCGCGATATCATGTTCATCTTCGCTGCTCTCGGTGCCGGTATCGGTTGCGGTGTTTACGCCTGGGGTGCCGCGGTGGGCGGTACAATCGCTTTCAGCTGTGTCGCATTCCTGCTTTCTCGCACGGGTCTTGGCACTAAGCACTTCTTTGACGGCATGCTCCGCTTTGCTCTCCCGAACGAACCCAAGGTTCGTGGCCAGGTTGAAGATATCATGAAGGGCAATTTAAAGACGTTTATTTTGATTACGATGCGTGAAGTCGATGGCGGTGCCCGCTTGGACGTCGCTTACCAGATCCGCCTCCGCGCAACGAAGCCCGCTGCCGAAATCCTCACGCTCCTATCGAAGGTCGAAGGCATTTCGGATGTCCAGTTCATGATGCAAGACGCTACGACGGAAATGTAAGGAGGTTTGAAAAATGAATAAGCTCGAAGATCTTCTCGACAATTTCTGGAATACCCACAAGAACAATGCGGGTGTCGCTTACGTCTATACCCACAAGCTTTCTATTGCCTGGGTGGCATGCGTCGTGTTTGCCGTGATGCTTGGCTTTATCTACCAGGGCAAGGCGGCCATGTTCCGTGGCATTGCCGAATCCAGCGAAACGATTATCAGCCTTCCGTCTCCGACCGAAATCGTCAAGATTTACGTGGTTCCGGGCCAGGAAGTCAAGCCGGGCGACACTATCGTGGTTATCAACCGTCCGGACCTCACGCTCCGCGTTGCCGAACTCACCCGTGAACTTGACGCTCTCGAAGGCCGCAGCAACTTGAGCTCTGCCGAAATCGACCAGAAGGTGGCCGAAGTCAAGGCTAACCTCGAATCTCGTCGCCTCACACTTTTGGCTGAAATTCGCAACCTTGAAGCAGAATACGAAAGCAACAAGGCTATTTCTGCCAAGCTCAAGAGCCTCTCGAACTCCAAGTCCAAGGCCGATGGCAACGATGCCATGGCTATGCGCATCAAGAGCCTCAAGAACGAACTTGCTGTTGCAACCAGGAGCGCCAACGAACAGATTGCCCTCCTCCGCGGTAGCAACAAGTTGCAAAAGTCTAGCGGCAAGACCGAAGCTGCAAACATCCGCAAGGAACTCGCCGAACTTCGCAAACAGCAGAAGGAACTCACCCAGATTGCCAAGGAAAATTGGGTTGTCGGTGATGTGAATGTGCGCGATGGCGAAAAGGTCTCTAGCTTTGCCCCGATTGTGACGCTTGCCCACAAGTCCCCGACGCTTATCCGTGGCTACATCAACGAACAGATTTACGAAAACACGAACCTCGGCGAAGCCGTGAAGGTGGCTTCCCTTACTGGTAAGGGCAAGGCCGTGATTGGTGAGGTGGTCGGTCTTTCGAGCCGCATCGTGCCGTTCCCGACCCGCATGTGGAAGATGCCGGAAATTCCGGTCTATGGCCGCGAAGTGACCATCAAGATTCCCGAAGAAAATCAGTTCTTGCTTGGCGAAATGGTGACTATTACCGAAACGAGCAAGCGCAACTTGGAAAAGCAGCAACAGAAGGCTAAGAAGTAATGAAGACTGTATCCTTTTTAACGCTCGCACTGACTGCGGCGGCAATCGCAAGCCCTCTCACATGGGAACGCCTGATCGAATCCGCTAAGGCAGATCCGAGGTATGAAGCTGCCGCAAAACGTGCCGAGGCGACATCGAAAGAACGCAACCTCAAGCTTTGGGACAAGATTGAGCTCCGTTACCAGTTGGACGGCTTTAGCTTTGCCAAGCACGACTTTGAACTCCGTGTGACTCCGCAGGCATTTGGCGAACGCTCTGCCGACAAGGCTCACTACGAGGCGGTTAAGAATTATCAGCAGGCAACATTTGCCGTTGAACGCTCGATCCTCCTTTACGACCGTTACGAACGCGGCGTGCGCTATGTACTTCGCCAGAAGATTAACGAAATCAACAAGCAGCTATTGCAGGTTACCCAGGACCGTATCGAGGTTCTCCACCTCAAGTCCGGTTCTGCTTCGTTCAATGCCGAAGACCTGATGACTTCGCTCGAAAAGAGTGCCTCGCTTAAGGCGAACTTGCTTTCGGACAGCACGGCGCTTCGTGATGCCGAACTCAAGATGATGATTTGGGCTCCGGACTTTGACAACGTTGCCTTGGATTCGTCGTTCCTCCCGTCGATGGAAGAACTTGCCGAATTCCTGAAGAATGGCGTGACTGTTGACGAAAACTTCCCGCTCGTGGCTCTCGCCAAGGGCAAGCGCGATTCCGATATTTCCAAGGCTCAACAAGACGCCAGCAAGGACCGCAACTACATCTCTCATGTCGGTATCGGCTACTCGCTCCAGATTGAATCCTTGATGGAAAAGTACAAGGACTTGGATGGCAGTGATATTATTAAGCCTGAGTACAAAAAGTATGAAGGTGAATGGAAAAGTGGAGCATGCCCGACAGGGCTTACTTCGGACGGTGATTGCGCTATTTGGGATAACTCTCATACGATTAGAAAACTTGTTCCCGAAACGGACAATCGCAAGACTGCGGACAAGTTCTTTGTGAACCTCGCATTCCGCCTGCCGTTCTTCGATAGCAACAAGGACGCCTCTCTCCGCGAACAGGTCGAAAAACTCGATGCCGAAAGCAAGTACTTGGACGAAGTCCGCGAAGTGAACCAGAAGGTCGCCCGCCTCACCGAAGAAGTCCTTACGCTTATCGACCAGTGGAAGGTCTTGAAGGACTATGCCGAACAAGTGAACGCCAGTGGCTTTATGGAACAGTTTGCGCACAAGGCTGGTTCCGACCCGCTCCTGCTCCTCCGCGCCCGCGAAAGCGCTCTCGAAAGCGACTTGAAGGCTGCAAAACTTGAATACGATATCTATGCCCGCTATTTGGAGTTGCTGGATTTCTCCGGTGGACTTGCCCGTGAGGATGTCGTGAACCATCTTCGTGAAGGAATCAGGTAGTTTATGGCTGAGGCCCGCGGATTTAGCCTTCTCGAACGCTTCGAGCTGAAGTACCATATCCCCGTCGAATGGGCGGACCGGATTGGTGCGTTCCTTGCGCCGTATTGCGAAGAGGACTACTATTCCAAGATTACTCCGGGTGGATTCTACTGGATTACGAACCTCTACTTGGACACACCGACGTGGACGTTCCTCGGCTGGAAAAAGAAACAGCTCCTGGACCGCTTCAACATGCGCATCCGCACGTACGGCGAACATCCATCGCAAGATGGTACGTTCCACTTTGAGGTCAAGCGTAAAATCCGTAACATCTGCTACAAGAGCCGAGCTACCATCAAGGGTATCAACCCCGGCGAAGTTTGGAATATGAAGCCCGAAGATTGGCCGTGCAAGAGCGAAAAAGACCGTATGTACCTCAAGGATTACCTGTACAAGACGGAACTTTATGGTGCGCATCCGCGACTTCTGACGCAGTACAAGCGACGTGCCTGGTTCGGGCTCCGCGAAGAGTATTCCCGCGTGACCATTGATACCGGTATGCGCTTCCGCGAAGAGAACGGCTTTGACTACACTGTGGATCCGCACTATATGCACTCGACCGGAATCCCCAGGTTCTTCCAGCCGGGGTGCGATGCCGTGCTCGAACTCAAGTGCCCGGCCGCGCAGATGCCGTACTGGATGTTCGACCTCATCCGTGCTTTGAATTTAAAGCATGGTGCATTCTCCAAGTTCGGGAATGCCGCCGCCGAATGGAAACGAGTGTACGAAAATCCGCGTCGATTCAAGAGCCCGTACTGGACTCGTCTCGCCGGAAATTTCTAACATAGATTTATAACATTTAACAAAAGGAAGGCGCTCATGAATACAAAAAAATGGCTTGCAGTAGGCTCTTGCGTCACTGCGCTCGGTCTGTTCTCTGCCTGCTCCGATGATGAGTCTAGTCCAATTACACCCCCTGTTGTCAATAGTTCCTCGGCGATAGCTCCGAATAGCAGCGATGCCACCCCGAACTCTTCTGCAGATGTTGGCGGATCCTCGTCTTCCAATACGACCCCTGCTCCGACATCGAGCTCGGATGCTGAAGGGGTTGTCGATTCCTCGTTCACCAACATGGGCGTTTCCGAAATCATGTACAACGCTCCAGGTGGTTCCGCTTTGGAATGGGTTGAAGTCTATATCAAGAAGGGACCGGATATTACGGATATGCAACTCAGCAACCTCCGCCTGGATGGTGCTGTTGCTTTTAATTTCCCGACGGGTTCTTTGAAAAATGGCGAATATGTCATCGTGACTAACGATGTCGCCTTGTTCAACCAGACTTATGCAGGTAAGCTTCCGGCGGGTTGCAAGGTTTATGGTCCGTGGGACAAGGATTCCAAAACAGGTACTGTCGCAAAGCTTGTAAACGAAGGCGATGTCGTTGAAGTTAAGCTTAAGGGCGAAGGCGACGTTAGCGCTGCTTTCAGTAGCCAGCCGCCATGGCCAAGCCTTGCCGATGGCAAGGGCCGTACACTCGTGTATAGAGGCACCGGTAACGAAGCTGACCCGAATTCCTGGGGGGCTAGCGCCGTTGAAAACGGCAGTCCGTGTGCTGGTGGCGACAAGGTCCTCGATGCTTCTACAGTTCGCTTGAATGAAATCAAACCGTATTCTCTCGGTGTAACCGATGGATGGATTGAACTTTACAACTACGGTACCGCTCCAGTGGACATTAAGGGCTGGGAACTCGAATCCAAGTTGAAAGGCAAGAAGTGGACTATCGGTGGCGCCAATACGGTTGTCCCTGCCAATGGCTATTTGCTTCTCGAAGCTACCGCTGATGTCTTTGGCGATGGTCTTTTCTTAAGCGATAACGGTGATGAAATCTATTTGTTCGAAGCCGCTGCCGGTGTCCGTACAGGTAAGGAAACGAGCTTGCTCATTTCTGCAGGTAAGCAGTCTAGCGGTATTGTCGAAGTGGCTGGAGGCTCGGTCGCTCAGGGCGCCATGGCTACAGAAACTCCGGGGGCTGCGAACTCTGCTCTCAAGGCGGGGCCGATTTTCATCAGTGAAATCCATTATCATGAAAACGAAAGTGATTTGAATGACTTGGAATTCCTTGAACTTGTGAACAAGGGAACCACTCCGGTAACGCTTGCCGAAAATGTTAACAACGTTCCGCAGGGCTGGAAGATTGAAGGCGTCAATATGGAGTTCGCTGCAACAGACGTTATTGCCGCTGGCGGTAAGATGGTTTTGTTTAACGACTCTCTCAAGGCAAAGGAATCTTTGCTCCGTGTACGCTATTCGATTGACGAAAGTGTTCCTATACGTTTCTATGCGGGCAAACTCTCGAACCGCGGTGAAACTGTAGCCGTCAAGAAGCCGTATTCGTTTGTCACTAGAGAGGACAATACAAAGCAGTGGTACTATGAAATTTCCGATGCGACGCTTTATAGCGACCGCTGGCCGGGATTGACCGAAGCAGATGGCAAGGGCAAGAGCCTCAACCGCAAGGACTTTACTACGACTGGTTACGGTTCTGCAGTATGGAGTGCTTCAGCTCCGACTCCGGGCAAGTAAAGTTACTCGTACAGTCATCCTCGACCAAGTGAAACGCGGGAGGGGATCCTGTCATTTCACAGCTACAATTATTCTTTTTGAGTTTTACGCCAAAAGTTCCGACATTTTGTCGGAACTTTTTTCGTAGAATGTAAAATATGCGTCGTTTTGGAATTGCTGTTTTTGACATCTTTTTGTATTATTATTGTAGCTATGAAACGGTACTTTGCTTTTATTCTCAGTAGTTGCGTGGCTGCTAATGCGACAGCGCTTTCTTTGCAAGATGCGCTGGATATGGCCATGGTGAACAATTCCAAAATCAAGGCTGAAAAGGCGAAAGTGGATATTGCCCAAAGTGGCGAAGATGAAGCTTTTGCCCGTTTCCTCCCGACGGTGAGTCTGTCGGCAGGCATTACCAAAATCAATGATCCCATTAATATTGACCTCGGGCGTTTGAGCGATGTCGCTGGTGCGGCCGCTTATTCCAAGGCTTATATCGATGCCTACAACAAGGCTTCCGCTGGCTATAAGCAGGCTTACGAAGGCGCCTATGCCAAGACGGGGAACGAAGCCCAGGCAAAGGCTTATGCCGAAAACGCCCTCAAGGAAAAGCTTGGCACGGGTTCTCCGGAATCGTTTGCCCAGCAGACTGCGGAAAAGTATGGCTCGGCTGCAGAGAACGCCGATTTCAACATGAAGGTGCAAGACGACTGGTTCTTCAACGCCCGCTTGACCGTTGTGTGGCCGATCTTTACCGGTCTCAAGATTTATTCTGCGTACGATGCCGCCAAGGAGAATGTGAACGCCCGTAAGGCAGAATTTGAAATGGCGCAGAACACCGTTTTGATGGATGTCGCGACCAAGTACTTTACGCTCCGCTTGTGCGAAGAGCTTGTCGGCATGCGTGAGTCCACCAAGAAGGACCTCGAAGAACATCTGAACCGTTCCAAGAAGCTCGAAGAGGGCGGCCAGATTAGCAAGACGGAACGTCTCCGTGCCGAAGTGGCTCTTGCCGAAGCCGAAAACGCTTATGAAGATGCCCTCCGCGACCAGTCGCTCGCCCGTATGGCTCTTGCAAGCCTCTTGCATACAGATACAAGCCTTACCGCAACAACGCCGGTGGAATCTCCCGAAGGCATCCGCTCAATGGACGAGTTCAAGGCGCTCGCTGTCGAAAAGCATCCGGGCCTCCGTCAGCTCCGCATTGAACGCAAGCGCAATCAGAATGCGATTAGCGCCGCCCGCGCTGATTACTTCCCGACAATTGCATTGTTTGGCTACAAGGAACTTTACACTAGGGATTTGACGCTGTTGGAACCGGAATGGGCGATTGGCGCCAAGTTGCAGTGGGATATCTTCAAGGGTGGTGACACCCGCGCTAAGGTGAGCTCCGCAAAGGCGATGGACCGCTCTTTGGGTAGCCTCGAAGAAGAGACGATTGATAATTTAAAGCTCTTGGTCGAAAAGCGCTGGCGCGAATTGGAACATGCAAAGGGGAGGCTCACAAGCCTCGCCAAGACGCGTGAACTTGCGGACGAAGCTTTGCGCAGCCAGAACAAGGCGTACGAAGCTGGGCTTGCTACAGGGCTTGATGTCGTGGATGCAGAACTTGCACTTTCGCGCTTGCAGGTGGCAGACCTCAAGGCTCATTACGATGCCGTAGTCGCATGGCTTGGACTTCTCGAAGCTGCTGGCGAAGTCTCTACTGCTGGTACGGTCCTCGTGTCCAAGCAGCTTGTGGTAGAAAAGCCTGTTGATGCTTCGGCAAGCTCAGCAACCGGTGAACCTGCCGCAACAGAACCGCAGGCCGCAACTGAAGCGCAGGCCGCAACTGAATCTGCACAGCCTGTCGAACAGAATTTAGAAACGGAGAATAAATAATGAACGCATTAAAGATGATTGGAAAAGTTGTTGTCGTTCTGGCTTTGATTGTGCTCGTCATTATGGGCATCTCCCAGCTCCAACAGTTCGCAACGCAACCGCGTGAACAGTTCTTGCAAGGCCAGATGGAGGCTCGTCGCGTGCTCGTGGCAGGGAAGGTTCCGGGCCGTATCGAACACTTGCTCGTTCACGAAGGCGATGCTGTTTA
This sequence is a window from Fibrobacter sp. UBA4297. Protein-coding genes within it:
- a CDS encoding DUF4956 domain-containing protein — protein: MLDLLAVQSSSTNATIITLAYTLILAFILSSTIAWTYEKTFLGLSYSRNFVQGIVLSAVVAAMVMQAIGDNVGRGLGMMGALSVVRFRTSFKDPRDIMFIFAALGAGIGCGVYAWGAAVGGTIAFSCVAFLLSRTGLGTKHFFDGMLRFALPNEPKVRGQVEDIMKGNLKTFILITMREVDGGARLDVAYQIRLRATKPAAEILTLLSKVEGISDVQFMMQDATTEM
- a CDS encoding HlyD family secretion protein, giving the protein MNKLEDLLDNFWNTHKNNAGVAYVYTHKLSIAWVACVVFAVMLGFIYQGKAAMFRGIAESSETIISLPSPTEIVKIYVVPGQEVKPGDTIVVINRPDLTLRVAELTRELDALEGRSNLSSAEIDQKVAEVKANLESRRLTLLAEIRNLEAEYESNKAISAKLKSLSNSKSKADGNDAMAMRIKSLKNELAVATRSANEQIALLRGSNKLQKSSGKTEAANIRKELAELRKQQKELTQIAKENWVVGDVNVRDGEKVSSFAPIVTLAHKSPTLIRGYINEQIYENTNLGEAVKVASLTGKGKAVIGEVVGLSSRIVPFPTRMWKMPEIPVYGREVTIKIPEENQFLLGEMVTITETSKRNLEKQQQKAKK
- a CDS encoding polyphosphate polymerase domain-containing protein, producing MAEARGFSLLERFELKYHIPVEWADRIGAFLAPYCEEDYYSKITPGGFYWITNLYLDTPTWTFLGWKKKQLLDRFNMRIRTYGEHPSQDGTFHFEVKRKIRNICYKSRATIKGINPGEVWNMKPEDWPCKSEKDRMYLKDYLYKTELYGAHPRLLTQYKRRAWFGLREEYSRVTIDTGMRFREENGFDYTVDPHYMHSTGIPRFFQPGCDAVLELKCPAAQMPYWMFDLIRALNLKHGAFSKFGNAAAEWKRVYENPRRFKSPYWTRLAGNF
- a CDS encoding TolC family protein — encoded protein: MKRYFAFILSSCVAANATALSLQDALDMAMVNNSKIKAEKAKVDIAQSGEDEAFARFLPTVSLSAGITKINDPINIDLGRLSDVAGAAAYSKAYIDAYNKASAGYKQAYEGAYAKTGNEAQAKAYAENALKEKLGTGSPESFAQQTAEKYGSAAENADFNMKVQDDWFFNARLTVVWPIFTGLKIYSAYDAAKENVNARKAEFEMAQNTVLMDVATKYFTLRLCEELVGMRESTKKDLEEHLNRSKKLEEGGQISKTERLRAEVALAEAENAYEDALRDQSLARMALASLLHTDTSLTATTPVESPEGIRSMDEFKALAVEKHPGLRQLRIERKRNQNAISAARADYFPTIALFGYKELYTRDLTLLEPEWAIGAKLQWDIFKGGDTRAKVSSAKAMDRSLGSLEEETIDNLKLLVEKRWRELEHAKGRLTSLAKTRELADEALRSQNKAYEAGLATGLDVVDAELALSRLQVADLKAHYDAVVAWLGLLEAAGEVSTAGTVLVSKQLVVEKPVDASASSATGEPAATEPQAATEAQAATESAQPVEQNLETENK
- a CDS encoding lamin tail domain-containing protein, with amino-acid sequence MNTKKWLAVGSCVTALGLFSACSDDESSPITPPVVNSSSAIAPNSSDATPNSSADVGGSSSSNTTPAPTSSSDAEGVVDSSFTNMGVSEIMYNAPGGSALEWVEVYIKKGPDITDMQLSNLRLDGAVAFNFPTGSLKNGEYVIVTNDVALFNQTYAGKLPAGCKVYGPWDKDSKTGTVAKLVNEGDVVEVKLKGEGDVSAAFSSQPPWPSLADGKGRTLVYRGTGNEADPNSWGASAVENGSPCAGGDKVLDASTVRLNEIKPYSLGVTDGWIELYNYGTAPVDIKGWELESKLKGKKWTIGGANTVVPANGYLLLEATADVFGDGLFLSDNGDEIYLFEAAAGVRTGKETSLLISAGKQSSGIVEVAGGSVAQGAMATETPGAANSALKAGPIFISEIHYHENESDLNDLEFLELVNKGTTPVTLAENVNNVPQGWKIEGVNMEFAATDVIAAGGKMVLFNDSLKAKESLLRVRYSIDESVPIRFYAGKLSNRGETVAVKKPYSFVTREDNTKQWYYEISDATLYSDRWPGLTEADGKGKSLNRKDFTTTGYGSAVWSASAPTPGK
- a CDS encoding TolC family protein; protein product: MKTVSFLTLALTAAAIASPLTWERLIESAKADPRYEAAAKRAEATSKERNLKLWDKIELRYQLDGFSFAKHDFELRVTPQAFGERSADKAHYEAVKNYQQATFAVERSILLYDRYERGVRYVLRQKINEINKQLLQVTQDRIEVLHLKSGSASFNAEDLMTSLEKSASLKANLLSDSTALRDAELKMMIWAPDFDNVALDSSFLPSMEELAEFLKNGVTVDENFPLVALAKGKRDSDISKAQQDASKDRNYISHVGIGYSLQIESLMEKYKDLDGSDIIKPEYKKYEGEWKSGACPTGLTSDGDCAIWDNSHTIRKLVPETDNRKTADKFFVNLAFRLPFFDSNKDASLREQVEKLDAESKYLDEVREVNQKVARLTEEVLTLIDQWKVLKDYAEQVNASGFMEQFAHKAGSDPLLLLRARESALESDLKAAKLEYDIYARYLELLDFSGGLAREDVVNHLREGIR